In Vespa velutina chromosome 14, iVesVel2.1, whole genome shotgun sequence, one DNA window encodes the following:
- the LOC124954123 gene encoding mucin-6 isoform X1 — protein MTMMFIKKKKKKKKKKVITMGVCVCVCIYIYIYICISFFPFSFTDGDFDNDQIRASKIEGDLQGVTTVLLVSARPGKSVPPVGLLTKTARTFVQDGASTEFATQVLGTTLDNGRLYARILSTSSRVFYDKEPSVDPTSPYVVYPSRTTEYDWQSKVDFSNTPIKAIEEIDIKSKNKDLLRNNITDNQRRFTNENKGTTARLDDLTRENDIFSKRELGTELQRFKPIKVRPTDNLPTYTVKQEYVSNNYDFFESELPKTRTRLPKIFKPTVRPTQRKVDNKPLATVTYHGFADFTTTVGDTVIVFSPSTSPAPIGRPATTIKGDATLRPDDGVAVVKIRPTVVSGDHKPTDLPFIKSHNHIETSMNHERDELLDIVNGGNIQPSVVEEPEVELSSRSTDPLLLIPDMETNSIKPTGLLKVIDSMTSSDGTTTRYKSLIYGTYIGTNYAQVIHTSSNVYFFPNTATLTDDNDEDTTVEYEYTNISDDEQEQDTTIEMTVGTTPQVITTSEEASPEMNELTTPFKDTTDSVLTTLKDILESARKVLGTTDSALPTFDDGIPNDIISGDPQGRSIKGGSSRNEYDQENNKVQQPDYVDSKQQITFATKLLPSTVYETFTYYTTFFIPDSNGDTTTSVKSREVVSSEVTFLTELITPSSTESFILPTKSDISIISQQVSNLQSQFDQEQTTKQDEEIELIFKTLYTTYTYLTTFFQKDTSSISSREVVETNVITQTVGPNGVSAAVASLFEKEEPILITPTEISQTILPSTISQQAGDDLATTPEYSDFTGKDITDGSLTTILDDETTITERISTVPTVPDDEFEDTEKAITELEASPTPAISTGIVKHQLKTYYTTYTYFTTTFVDDETEIETRTEVFTNVVTETIQPSPTISISQEITSSTLPPQTTSKPAVPPEILAYLEAIQRQKSQEEAFLLAKKVQAEANASEQVNNNPSETTLITEMTTEEFTEIPTTLEQQSFTENILRDLEINGQVTPNPPINGEILGSMITDVLSSSSSGGGTVLDVMDKRNAVPEDQELSESNHQDVEPPPTLLLQTSYTTFTYFTTMYKGDTSNVASRLETVTNVVTETIRPTVALPAESSTLPVTYFTTFTYWTTFYKGGDTLTTSREETVSTVVTPDVSATPTLQLEMIMTYRPDSTSSSVSLIEEELFSNTKPKITADNEVAPSDIPLLEKSLLEATTATKENNDDLIESSIVTLEPTTFYTTYTYFTTTYAGNETILNSRLETVTSVFHPNITEPKATGRAIGSPLYPGVQGLETENKSITPSKAVEIPKTGLISTIRSSKIQDDITTHYMTDVYGTIIDGLYAQVMESSTSLETPSSLLATPVLPTGVLSLNKGSVVDADGVTTVYFTTKQIGTSIDGMYAKVIENSSSTKIDEAKKQTISSTPGHRTGLVRLIEGQIENDGITTYYQSKVIGTSIEGRYAQIIESTSSFASTAPTLSIAPTSTLLPSTSIGIIEVSPSPAVIQSSLSEDSTTESPGHNEDSEENEENEEEDDQQEDDRSSRKKSRLTFSSRKKSFTPVIIPFASRNRPTFNPKRKGAQGATTITRTDITPTITATLAGKGNRFASSRGRVSSPIGPYSSTVSPSSSRRFSGRRNTASATSTINSATIGARGRGASRISPSSVLQGNRRAPATIRGSSRGSPRGSSSIYPGASSRYRPGIRASSTLLRGQSTIRQDDQDNDANEFTTTTLVTEEIPYTQETDEGETVTIPLQTTTESSRRSTNPLLRFRRPINFSGSSRASTTPKPINRNNKSNSPSIPNRNVGSRLNNRPTPPTPTRSRQTNAGFFPPRGYFSRKQESIVEDQIEDTDHEEEEDLEEDPVEEIADNDYEGSEHEDKTSATNINANRRYGKTLGPIAQIRPFGSFARGRRVRRQANQLRSLTSRFRKSKQPITIKTDETTDVVGSSSNVEDTTKASIKPVSRYSSRTRTSTGSRPNFKSSNNPEKSQTETTETSTSQSNKANGRTKQNTNGNSRTTSSRIKPSPTSGNSRQFTLREKDSLQTRSSYKRSQSTPTRTTTRPTNKPTDNVKPRPPRLRTNSGKSQVESINTSRRVSSSRATSRTPNRSGSSSRRTTQRGRTSHEDIRESPIVYPDFDGTITVTHYVPTEVTIPVVNNGVTEQRNIITAQPSTEVLGPSQYSTVTGGDGRPLVVIVSEATGINSQGQTEITRFLLHETPTTRVSHTLTTFGGRRASQSVIVPTTVYSVENVVSTIRPSLPTNPPLANILLSQLLLGQLNPQNQLLQPQGTPTTQYNTRTTTYVTTITKHQSTVIPLTFRGKEILTTLIDSSSDIITATEFITDTVVVTPTATLPAANLNSLLLLLQQPQQQIQPNSNPLLDPLFAAVPLLTQSNTLPGEVERRHQPADSDYKPDSYEYSDEDLEEYEKPSRVRGGRDRSHDKKEDNSAISKAESSVVTLYVSGRRPGEFSTVLSTVKIGEKASRRRRDVNRSVKVQPSIPPSLHAASEPFAVLTGSDDTVDAHTPTQSLESVVGDVGRHIYTYTHT, from the coding sequence TTGGCAATCTAAAGTTGATTTTAGCAATACTCCGATTAAAGCAATCGAGgaaatagatataaagagTAAGAATAAggatttattaagaaataatattacggATAATCAGCGTAGATTTACGAATGAGAATAAAGGGACAACAGCAAGGTTGGACGATTTAACGAGAGAAAACGACATATTTAGTAAAAGAGAATTGGGCACGGAACTTCAAAGATTTAAACCGATTAAAGTGAGACCAACTGATAATTTACCGACTTATACCGTCAAACAAGAATACGTCtcgaataattatgatttcttTGAAAGCGAACTACCGAAAACTAGAACGCGTCTtcctaaaatatttaaacctACGGTAAGACCAACCCAAAGAAAAGTCGATAACAAGCCATTGGCAACAGTTACTTATCATGGGTTCGCTGACTTTACTACAACGGTTGGCGACACTGTTATAGTGTTCTCTCCTAGTACGTCACCGGCTCCTATTGGACGGCCAGCTACAACGATCAAAGGTGATGCTACGCTTAGACCGGACGATGGTGTAGCAGTAGTTAAAATTAGGCCTACCGTTGTTTCGGGTGATCACAAACCAACCGATTTACCGTTTATAAAGTCACACAATCATATAGAGACTAGTATGAATCATGAGAGAGATGAATTATTGGATATAGTAAATGGTGGTAACATTCAGCCAAGTGTCGTTGAGGAACCTGAAGTCGAATTATCTTCTAGATCTACCGatccattattattgataCCTGATATGGAAACAAATTCGATCAAACCTACGGGTCTTCTTAAAGTTATTGACTCCATGACATCTTCAGATGGTACTACCACTCGTTACAAAAGTCTTATTTATGGTACATACATTGGCACCAATTATGCCCAAGTTATTCATACATCTTCCAACGTATACTTCTTCCCTAATACTGCTACGTTAACGGACGACAATGATGAAGATACTACCGTAGAATATGAATATACTAATATAAGTGACGATGAACAAGAACAGGACACAACCATAGAAATGACTGTTGGTACGACACCGCAAGTGATAACTACTAGCGAAGAAGCATCACcagaaatgaatgaattgaCGACTCCATTCAAGGACACCACTGATAGCGTCTTAACAACGTTGAAAGACATTTTGGAAAGTGCAAGAAAGGTTTTGGGAACAACTGATTCGGCATTGCCAACGTTTGACGATGGAATACCTAACGATATTATATCGGGGGATCCTCAAGGACGTAGCATCAAAGGTGGATCATCTAGAAACGAATACGAtcaggaaaataataaagtacaaCAACCAGATTATGTCGATTCGAAACAACAAATTACATTTGCAACGAAACTTCTTCCCTCCACCGTATACGAAACATTTACATATTACACAACCTTTTTCATTCCTGATAGCAACGGCGATACGACTACATCCGTGAAATCTCGAGAAGTTGTATCTTCTGAAGTTACTTTCTTGACAGAACTGATTACACCAAGTTCCACCGAGAGCTTCATTCTTCCTACAAAATCagatatttcgataatatcaCAACAGGTTTCGAATTTGCAATCTCAGTTTGATCAGGAACAAACGACAAAACAAGACgaagaaatagaattaatatttaaaactttatATACGACTTATACCTATTTGACAACGTTTTTCCAAAAAGATACATCAAGTATTTCTAGTAGGGAGGTTGTTGAAACCAATGTTATCACGCAAACCGTTGGACCCAATGGTGTATCTGCCGCAGTAGCTAgtctttttgaaaaagaagaacctATCCTAATAACTCCCACAGAGATATCGCAAACCATTTTGCCGTCAACAATTTCTCAACAAGCTGGAGATGATCTAGCAACAACTCCGGAATATTCAGACTTTACAGGTAAAGATATTACAGATGGTAGTTTGACCACAATTCTGGATGACGAAACTACGATCACTGAACGTATTAGTACAGTACCGACAGTACCCGATGATGAATTTGAAGATACCGAAAAGGCAATAACCGAATTAGAAGCAAGCCCAACTCCAGCGATATCAACTGGTATAGTGAAACATCAATTGAAAACGTATTATACAACGTACACATATTTTACCACTACTTTCGTTGACGACGAAACGGAAATAGAAACGAGAACAGAAGTATTCACAAATGTTGTAACAGAAACGATTCAACCTAGTCCAACAATTTCTATATCACAAGAAATTACATCGTCGACGTTGCCACCACAGACTACTAGTAAACCAGCAGTTCCACCAGAAATATTGGCATATTTGGAAGCTATTCAAAGACAGAAATCTCAAGAGGAAGCTTTCTTATTAGCGAAAAAAGTTCAAGCTGAAGCTAATGCCTCGGaacaagttaataataatccaaGTGAGACTACGTTAATCACTGAAATGACTACCGAAGAATTTACTGAAATTCCAACGACATTGGAACAGCAATCTTTTACAGAAAATATACTTCGTGATCTTGAGATTAATGGACAAGTGACACCGAATCCTCCGATAAATGGTGAAATTTTAGGATCAATGATTACGGATGTTCTTTCATCCTCCAGTTCCGGAGGTGGTACTGTTTTAGATGTTATGGATAAAAGAAATGCCGTGCCGGAAGATCAAGAATTATCAGAATCAAATCACCAGGACGTTGAACCTCCACCAACGTTACTATTGCAAACCAGTTACACAACATTCACTTATTTTACAACAATGTATAAAGGTGATACGTCTAATGTTGCCAGCCGTTTAGAAACAGTAACGAACGTTGTAACAGAAACTATAAGGCCAACGGTTGCGCTACCTGCAGAGTCAAGTACATTGCCAGTTACTTATTTCACAACCTTCACGTATTGGACAACTTTCTACAAAGGTGGCGATACCTTGACTACGAGCCGTGAAGAAACGGTTAGTACAGTTGTAACGCCAGATGTCTCGGCAACACCAACTTTACAATTAGAAATGATAATGACGTATAGACCAGATTCGACCTCATCCTCGGTGTCATTGATCGAAGAAGAATTGTTTAGTAATACCAAACCTAAGATAACAGCTGACAATGAAGTTGCACCGTCGGATATTCCATTGCTAGAAAAATCACTTTTAGAAGCAACTACAGCtactaaagaaaataatgatgatttaaTAGAAAGTTCGATTGTTACTTTAGAACCGACAACGTTTTATACTACTTATACATACTTTACAACAACGTACGCGGGTAACGAGACGATTTTAAACAGTAGATTAGAAACTGTAACTAGTGTCTTTCATCCTAATATTACGGAACCAAAAGCGACCGGACGTGCTATTGGTAGTCCATTATATCCTGGAGTTCAAGGAttagaaacagaaaataaatccATAACACCGTCCAAGGCCGTAGAAATTCCTAAAACAGGATTAATATCGACAATTCGTTCTAGTAAAATTCAAGACGATATTACGACGCATTATATGACTGACGTATATGGTACCATTATCGATGGTCTTTATGCACAAGTTATGGAAAGTTCAACTAGTTTAGAAACACCTTCTTCGCTTTTAGCTACACCTGTACTTCCTACAGGAGTACTTTCATTGAACAAAGGTAGTGTAGTAGATGCTGATGGTGTGACAACTGTATACTTTACAACCAAACAAATTGGTACTTCGATCGACGGCATGTATGCGAAAGTTATTGAAAATAGTTCTAGTACGAAGATTGACGAAGCTAAAAAACAAACTATATCGTCGACACCAGGTCACAGAACTGGACTGGTGCGATTGATCGAAGGTCAAATTGAGAACGATGGAATCACGACGTATTATCAATCAAAAGTTATTGGTACTAGTATCGAAGGTAGATACGCACAAATAATTGAAAGTACTTCAAGCTTTGCATCTACCGCACCAACTCTAAGTATCGCACCAACATCAACTTTATTACCAAGTACATCGATAGGAATTATAGAAGTATCGCCGTCGCCTGCTGTAATTCAATCATCCTTATCGGAAGATTCTACAACGGAATCTCCAGGTCATAATGAAGATtccgaagaaaacgaagagaatgaagaagaggatgatCAACAAGAGGACGATCGAAGTTCAAGGAAAAAATCTAGATTAACGTTTTCGTCGAGGAAAAAATCATTTACTCCGGTGATCATACCGTTCGCATCTAGAAATCGACCAACGTTTAATCCAAAACGTAAAGGTGCACAAGGTGCAACGACTATTACAAGAACAGATATAACACCTACCATAACTGCAACGTTAGCTGGTAAAGGTAATAGATTTGCATCGTCAAGAGGACGCGTTAGTTCGCCCATCGGGCCATATTCTTCGACCGTGTCGCCATCTAGTTCGAGAAGATTTTcaggaagaagaaatacgGCATCAGCAACGAGTACTATCAATTCAGCAACAATAGGAGCACGAGGTAGAGGAGCATCTAGAATATCACCATCCTCTGTTCTTCAAGGAAATAGACGTGCACCTGCTACTATCAGAGGTTCTTCGAGAGGCTCACCACGTGGCTCAAGTTCCATATATCCAGGAGCATCGTCCAGATACAGACCTGGTATAAGAGCGTCATCTACTTTGTTACGAGGACAATCGACTATCAGGCAAGACGATCAGGATAACGATGCCAACGAATTCACCACGACTACTTTGGTGACAGAAGAAATACCGTATACCCAAGAAACCGATGAGGGGGAAACAGTCACTATACCTCTTCAAACAACAACTGAATCTTCTCGAAGATCTACGAATCCACTTTTAAGATTTCGCAGACCGATAAACTTTAGTGGATCCTCAAGAGCAAGTACAACTCCAAAGCctattaatcgaaataataagtCCAATTCGCCTAGCATACCAAATCGAAATGTTGGCTCTCGATTAAATAATAGACCTACTCCACCTACGCCTACGAGATCTCGTCAAACAAATGCAGGTTTCTTTCCGCCTCGTGGATATTTTAGCAGAAAACAGGAATCGATTGTAGAAGATCAGATCGAAGATACTGAtcacgaagaagaggaagatctTGAAGAAGATCCAGTCGAAGAGATCGCTGATAACGATTACGAAGGTTCTGAACATGAAGACAAAACTTCGGCAACAAATATCAATGCCAATCGTCGTTATGGTAAAACACTTGGACCAATTGCACAGATCAGACCATTTGGATCATTtgcaagaggaagaagagttCGTCGGCAAGCTAATCAATTGAGATCATTAACTAGTCGTTTTCGAAAATCAAAGCAACCGATAACAATTAAAACCGATGAGACAACTGACGTTGTTGGTAGTTCATCGAACGTTGAGGATACAACAAAAGCATCGATAAAGCCAGTTTCTCGATACAGTTCTCGTACTAGAACTTCAACTGGTTCACGGCCAAATTTTAAGTCCTCGAATAATCCAGAAAAATCGCAAACAGAAACGACAGAAACATCTACGAGTCAATCGAATAAAGCTAATGGaagaacgaaacaaaataCTAATGGTAATAGTAGAACTACATCCTCGAGAATAAAACCGTCTCCAACGTCAGGCAATAGCAGACAATTTACacttagagaaaaagattcgTTACAAACTAGATCCAGTTACAAAAGGTCACAGTCCACGCCAACTAGAACTACAACTAGGCCAACGAATAAACCAACAGATAATGTCAAACCAAGACCACCAAGATTAAGAACTAATTCCGGAAAAAGTCAAGTGGAATCGATCAATACTTCACGTAGAGTTTCTTCTTCGCGTGCTACTTCCAGAACTCCAAATAGAAGCGGAAGTAGTAGCAGAAGAACCACCCAAAGAGGAAGAACTTCTCATGAAGACATTAGGGAATCTCCAATCGTTTATCCAGATTTTGATGGGACCATAACAGTAACTCATTATGTACCAACGGAAGTAACAATACCTGTAGTAAATAATGGTGTCACTGAGCAACGCAATATTATAACGGCTCAACCTAGTACAGAAGTCCTTGGTCCTTCTCAGTATAGCACTGTAACAGGTGGTGATGGTCGACCACTGGTAGTTATTGTCAGCGAAGCTACAGGTATTAACAGTCAAGGTCAAACTGAGATTACACGATTTTTGCTTCACGAAACGCCCACAACACGCGTTTCTCATACGCTTACCACTTTTGGTGGTCGGAGAGCTTCACAATCAGTGATCGTGCCTACAACTGTTTATTCAGTTGAAAATGTAGTTTCTACAATACGACCTTCTTTGCCTACAAATCCACCTCTTGCAAATATCCTTTTATCACAATTGCTTCTGGGTCAGTTAAATCCACAGAACCAATTACTACAGCCTCAAGGTACACCCACTACGCAATATAACACGCGCACAACTACCTACGTCACTACGATTACGAAACATCAAAGCACCGTCATTCCACTTACCTTCCGTGGTAAAGAGATCTTAACTACTTTAATAGACTCCTCAAGCGACATCATAACCGCAACGGAATTTATCACGGACACTGTTGTAGTTACACCAACGGCAACATTACCAGCAGcaaatttaaattctttacTATTGCTACTTCAACAACCCCAACAGCAAATACAACCAAATTCAAATCCTTTATTGGATCCTTTGTTCGCCGCTGTTCCATTGTTAACCCAAAGTAATACTCTACCGGGTGAAGTTGAAAGGCGGCATCAACCAGCAGATTCGGATTATAAACCAGATAGTTATGAATATTCGGACGAAGATCTCGAGGAATATGAAAAACCATCAAGGGTTCGAGGCGGACGGGATAGGTCtcacgataaaaaagaagataattctGCCATTTCGAAAGCTGAATCTAGCGTGGTTACGCTTTATGTTTCTGGTCGAAGACCCGGGGAATTTAGCACCGTATTGAGTACCGTCAAAATTGGTGAAAAAGCATCCAGAAGACGAAGGGATGTAAATAGATCTGTTAAAGTACAACCATCAATTCCGCCGTCCTTACACGCGGCTTCAGAACCATTTGCTGTCCTAACAGGAAGTGATGATACTGTCGACGCACATACGCCAACGCAAAGCCTTGAAAGCGTAGTAGGTGACGTGGGACGGCATATTTACACATACACTCATACCTAA